From a single Gimesia fumaroli genomic region:
- a CDS encoding DUF6959 family protein, which yields MKNIQVELLSDSINAVILKTPGRNYPGMVIQGDNLKHLYNLAEKILQLAEAGAKHEDIEDISGMLFDDLNERIRFYEMVLDSYGLELPYPNRVSEMGA from the coding sequence ATGAAAAATATTCAAGTTGAACTTTTGTCAGATTCAATAAACGCTGTTATCTTAAAAACACCGGGTCGTAACTATCCTGGCATGGTAATTCAAGGTGATAATCTAAAGCATCTTTATAATCTTGCAGAAAAAATACTTCAGCTAGCTGAAGCTGGAGCAAAACATGAAGATATTGAAGATATATCTGGTATGCTTTTTGATGACTTAAACGAACGAATTCGATTCTATGAAATGGTATTGGATTCTTATGGTCTTGAATTACCCTATCCAAATCGAGTTTCAGAGATGGGAGCATAA
- a CDS encoding RNA 2'-phosphotransferase has protein sequence MRNSTQFDIVAVSKATSHALRHEPWLYELELDDEGWTPVESLLASLRKERPEWAGLSRNDLVQMITRSSKQRHEILGGKVRALYGHTIAGKLKKTPATPPDVLFHGTSPDEQKKGSGPNGTACCSVTVCVHTIAFRC, from the coding sequence ATGAGAAATTCAACACAGTTTGATATTGTGGCTGTAAGCAAAGCCACTTCGCACGCCCTTCGTCACGAACCTTGGCTTTACGAACTGGAACTCGATGATGAAGGTTGGACTCCCGTCGAATCGCTGCTGGCATCGTTAAGGAAGGAACGACCCGAGTGGGCTGGCTTGTCTAGGAACGACCTTGTGCAGATGATCACACGGTCATCGAAACAACGTCACGAGATTCTGGGCGGCAAGGTTCGTGCCCTCTACGGCCATACTATCGCCGGCAAATTAAAGAAGACACCTGCCACCCCACCTGATGTGTTGTTTCATGGCACCAGCCCCGATGAACAGAAAAAGGGGTCAGGACCGAATGGCACTGCCTGTTGTAGCGTAACAGTTTGCGTTCATACGATTGCCTTCCGTTGTTGA
- a CDS encoding DUF6960 family protein: MDITVGNWGLYQWFEEHGLELIHPNDLDAIRNLMPNGKLFEVTDNDGDYLTLRYGNHTYRVNPSLFKLVSTPPFTFGDVVRIRKGGSVISAKICDILWHFQRSEPYYHLAINGKRLTKQYWLKDFLDADEKFNTV, translated from the coding sequence GTGGACATTACTGTTGGAAATTGGGGCCTCTATCAATGGTTTGAGGAGCATGGTCTTGAGTTGATACATCCCAACGATCTCGATGCCATTCGTAACCTTATGCCCAACGGCAAGCTGTTCGAGGTTACCGACAATGATGGCGATTATCTGACATTGAGGTATGGCAACCACACATATCGTGTAAATCCCAGTCTGTTTAAGCTGGTTTCGACACCACCATTTACATTCGGTGACGTCGTACGAATTCGTAAAGGTGGGAGTGTGATCTCAGCAAAAATCTGTGACATATTGTGGCATTTCCAGAGGTCGGAGCCTTACTACCATTTGGCGATCAACGGCAAGCGATTGACGAAGCAGTATTGGTTAAAGGACTTTCTTGACGCAGATGAGAAATTCAACACAGTTTGA